One region of Aeromicrobium sp. Sec7.5 genomic DNA includes:
- a CDS encoding SH3 domain-containing protein: MGSPGKRRADVRATPVRRGPTFWQLQLRRVVLPTVGVGALAVATAAVAAHPSADLPVSPDRVSTVQASEVSRSGERPVLAPQAETVQQATGALWVTGDAEIRSDAAPTAPVLGQAEEGTQILVTGVVEGEWTQVLLNDVPRWVASSTLSTEEPLGTAPCARGGGVEKGLQPDTTKVYRAVCAKFPQISNYGGRAARSGSSGHPTGRALDIMVSDQALGDEIAQFVIDNREKLGMTQVIWRQRIWEPGSGWRGMSDRGSSTANHFDHVHVTTSGDAATS, encoded by the coding sequence GTGGGTTCTCCCGGCAAGCGACGGGCGGACGTGCGAGCGACCCCAGTTCGGCGGGGACCGACCTTCTGGCAGCTCCAGCTGCGTCGTGTCGTCCTGCCCACGGTCGGGGTCGGCGCACTCGCCGTCGCCACGGCCGCTGTGGCCGCCCACCCGAGCGCCGATCTGCCCGTCTCGCCCGACCGGGTGTCGACGGTCCAGGCCAGCGAGGTCAGCCGGAGCGGCGAGCGCCCCGTGCTCGCCCCCCAGGCCGAGACGGTCCAGCAGGCCACCGGCGCCCTGTGGGTCACGGGCGATGCCGAGATCCGATCCGACGCCGCCCCCACCGCACCCGTGCTCGGCCAGGCCGAGGAGGGCACCCAGATCCTCGTGACGGGTGTCGTCGAGGGCGAGTGGACCCAGGTCCTGCTCAACGACGTTCCGCGGTGGGTCGCCTCCAGCACCCTGTCGACGGAGGAGCCGCTCGGCACGGCGCCCTGCGCCCGAGGCGGAGGCGTCGAGAAGGGCCTCCAGCCCGACACCACCAAGGTCTACCGGGCCGTGTGCGCCAAGTTCCCCCAGATCTCGAACTACGGGGGTCGCGCCGCACGCTCCGGCAGCTCCGGTCACCCCACCGGCCGCGCGCTCGACATCATGGTGTCCGACCAGGCCCTCGGCGACGAGATCGCGCAGTTCGTGATCGACAACCGCGAGAAGCTCGGCATGACCCAGGTCATCTGGCGTCAGCGCATCTGGGAGCCGGGCTCGGGATGGCGCGGCATGAGCGACCGTGGGAGCTCCACGGCCAACCACTTCGACCACGTGCACGTCACCACCTCCGGCGACGCCGCCACCAGCTGA
- the coaE gene encoding dephospho-CoA kinase, translating to MGTAVRVGLTGGIGSGKSTVSALLRDHGAVVVDYDRIAREVVEPGSPALDAIVERFGPGVLAADGSLDRPALGAIVFADEASRRDLEGITHPAVRARAAELEAGADTADVVVHDIPLLAESGGRGPYDVVVVVDVPVEVQVERLVRDRGMSPDEARARIDAQASRDDRAAVADVVVDNSGSLEELTAAVRDLWQELSAR from the coding sequence ATGGGTACAGCGGTCCGCGTCGGCCTGACCGGGGGCATCGGCTCCGGCAAGAGCACCGTGAGCGCCCTGCTGCGCGACCACGGGGCCGTCGTGGTCGACTACGACCGCATCGCACGCGAGGTGGTCGAGCCGGGCAGCCCCGCACTCGACGCCATCGTCGAGCGCTTCGGCCCGGGCGTCCTCGCGGCCGACGGATCTCTCGACCGACCGGCGCTCGGTGCCATCGTCTTCGCCGACGAGGCGTCACGGCGCGACCTCGAGGGCATCACCCACCCGGCGGTCCGGGCCCGCGCGGCGGAGCTGGAGGCCGGCGCCGACACCGCCGACGTCGTGGTGCACGACATCCCGCTGCTGGCGGAGTCCGGCGGACGCGGTCCCTACGACGTCGTGGTGGTCGTCGACGTCCCCGTGGAGGTGCAGGTCGAGCGTCTCGTGCGCGATCGCGGCATGTCGCCCGACGAGGCGCGGGCGCGCATCGACGCGCAGGCGTCCCGCGACGACAGAGCCGCTGTCGCCGACGTGGTCGTCGACAACAGCGGCTCCCTCGAGGAGCTCACTGCCGCGGTGCGTGACCTCTGGCAGGAGCTCTCGGCCCGTTAG
- a CDS encoding sigma-70 family RNA polymerase sigma factor, with the protein MKTDTRVRESEGKDSVGMYLAEIARTPLLDAQREVELSRTIEAGLFAQHLIETGRVGRAKGGAPKRASLEELEWIAAEGEHAMQEFIQANLRLVVSIARKYGRSAMPMLDLVQEGNTGLIRAVEKFDYSKGFKFSTYATWWVRQAITRGIAQQARVVRLPVHVVEELNQVTAARRNLERELGYDPDPAEIAMVLEMDVDRVIDLMSWGRDHVSLDTPVDDDGDTSLGDLIAREQAPGPDESVMSDATRQLLGGLIDHLGDREADIVRSRFGLLDGRQQKLADIGKRHGISAERVRQLEREALATLRRIADPDLAA; encoded by the coding sequence ATGAAGACGGACACCCGAGTCCGCGAGTCCGAGGGCAAGGACAGCGTCGGCATGTACCTGGCCGAGATCGCCCGGACCCCTCTCCTCGACGCACAGCGCGAGGTCGAGCTGAGCCGCACCATCGAAGCCGGTCTGTTCGCCCAGCACCTGATCGAGACCGGCCGCGTCGGTCGCGCCAAGGGTGGCGCGCCCAAGCGCGCGAGCCTCGAGGAGCTGGAGTGGATCGCCGCCGAGGGTGAGCACGCCATGCAGGAGTTCATCCAGGCGAACCTGCGACTCGTCGTCTCGATCGCCCGCAAGTACGGCCGGTCGGCCATGCCGATGCTCGACCTCGTGCAGGAAGGCAACACGGGCCTGATCCGCGCGGTCGAGAAGTTCGACTACAGCAAGGGCTTCAAGTTCTCGACGTACGCCACCTGGTGGGTGCGTCAGGCCATCACGCGTGGCATCGCGCAGCAGGCCCGCGTGGTCCGGCTGCCCGTCCACGTCGTCGAGGAGCTCAACCAGGTCACGGCGGCACGCCGCAACCTCGAGCGCGAGCTCGGCTACGACCCGGATCCCGCGGAGATCGCCATGGTCCTCGAGATGGACGTCGATCGCGTGATCGACCTGATGTCCTGGGGACGTGACCACGTCAGCCTCGACACGCCCGTCGACGACGACGGCGACACCTCGCTCGGCGACCTGATCGCGCGCGAGCAGGCACCGGGCCCCGACGAAAGCGTCATGTCCGACGCGACCCGTCAGCTGCTCGGGGGTCTGATCGACCACCTGGGCGACCGCGAGGCCGACATCGTGCGCTCGCGCTTCGGCCTGCTCGACGGCCGTCAGCAGAAGCTGGCTGACATCGGCAAGCGGCACGGCATCAGTGCCGAGCGCGTGCGCCAGCTCGAGCGGGAAGCGCTGGCCACCCTGCGCCGCATCGCCGACCCCGACCTCGCGGCCTAA
- a CDS encoding S9 family peptidase, with amino-acid sequence MTGTPDAPVADVRPTVRRFHGDEFVDEYEWLRDVEDPDVLALLEAENAHTDARTSHLAGLRETIFGEIKARTRETDLSVPVRHGQWWYFSRTVEGLSYAIRSRLPATPDDWDPPEIEAGSSSDGSGAPGEQVLLDSNLLAEGHEFFSLGAFSLTDDDTVLAYSTDTTGDERYTIRFKDLRTGEELADEIPGTSGGATWSAGGTHVFYSTVDDAWRPHRVWRHRLGTPVSDDVLVHEETDERFFTGIGRTQSEKYLVIGASSKITSESRLLPADDPEGEFRVVLERRTGIEYSIEHAVVGETDVLLVLHNDGAPDFELVATDLQPVLMTPLASARDGRVVVPAQPDLRLEDVDVFARHLFVSYRRAALTRIGVLSIDADHTGGFGPLREVPFDEELFSVGLGANAEWDQPLVRIGVGSFITPASVLDLDPDTFETVLRKQAEVLGGYDPADYVQHRSWATADDGTLVPVSIVARADMPRDSTAPALLYGYGAYEISIDPGMSVARLSLLDRGFVFAVAHVRGGGEMGRSWYDDGKLDHKRNSFTDFVAAAHHLVAEGWTSHERLVAEGGSAGGLLMGAVTNLAPEAFRGVLAAVPFVDALTTILDPSMPLTVIEWDEWGDPLHDPEVYAYMKSYTPYENVQARPYPAILAVTSLHDTRVSVVEPAKWVARLRATTTGAAPILLKTEMHAGHGGVSGRYDSWRERAFELAWIIDTAAPGSGNPEVSG; translated from the coding sequence ATGACCGGTACACCCGACGCGCCCGTCGCCGACGTCCGTCCGACCGTCCGCCGCTTTCACGGCGACGAGTTCGTCGACGAGTACGAGTGGCTCCGCGACGTCGAGGACCCCGACGTGCTGGCCCTGCTCGAGGCCGAGAACGCCCACACCGACGCGCGCACCTCGCACCTGGCGGGCCTGCGCGAGACGATCTTCGGCGAGATCAAGGCCCGCACCCGCGAGACCGACCTCTCCGTGCCGGTCCGCCACGGCCAGTGGTGGTACTTCAGTCGCACGGTCGAGGGTCTGTCGTACGCGATCCGCAGCCGCCTGCCGGCCACCCCGGACGACTGGGACCCGCCGGAGATCGAGGCTGGCTCGTCGTCGGACGGCTCTGGAGCCCCCGGCGAGCAGGTGCTCCTGGACTCCAACCTGCTGGCCGAGGGGCACGAGTTCTTCTCCCTCGGCGCCTTCAGCCTGACCGACGACGACACGGTGCTGGCGTACTCGACCGACACGACCGGCGACGAGCGCTACACGATCCGCTTCAAGGACCTGCGCACCGGCGAGGAGCTGGCCGACGAGATCCCCGGCACGAGCGGGGGTGCCACGTGGTCCGCCGGCGGGACCCACGTCTTCTACTCCACGGTCGACGACGCCTGGCGTCCCCACCGGGTCTGGCGGCACCGCCTCGGAACCCCGGTCAGCGACGACGTGCTGGTCCACGAGGAGACCGACGAGCGCTTCTTCACCGGCATCGGACGCACCCAGTCGGAGAAGTACCTCGTGATCGGCGCCTCCTCGAAGATCACGAGCGAGTCACGACTGCTCCCGGCCGACGACCCCGAGGGCGAGTTCCGCGTCGTCCTCGAGCGCCGCACGGGCATCGAGTACTCCATCGAGCACGCCGTCGTGGGCGAGACCGACGTGCTGCTCGTACTGCACAACGACGGTGCACCCGACTTCGAGCTCGTCGCGACCGATCTCCAGCCGGTCCTCATGACGCCCCTGGCGTCGGCCCGCGACGGGCGGGTCGTCGTCCCCGCCCAGCCGGACCTCCGGCTCGAGGACGTCGACGTCTTCGCCCGTCACCTCTTCGTCTCCTACCGCCGCGCCGCGCTCACCCGTATCGGCGTCCTGTCGATCGACGCCGACCACACCGGCGGGTTCGGACCGCTCCGCGAGGTCCCCTTCGACGAAGAGCTGTTCTCCGTGGGGCTCGGCGCCAACGCCGAGTGGGACCAGCCGCTCGTGCGGATCGGCGTGGGCTCGTTCATCACGCCGGCGTCGGTCCTCGACCTCGACCCGGACACGTTCGAGACGGTGCTGCGCAAGCAGGCCGAGGTCCTCGGGGGGTACGACCCGGCTGACTACGTCCAGCACCGCTCGTGGGCCACGGCCGACGACGGCACCCTCGTGCCGGTCTCGATCGTGGCGCGGGCCGACATGCCCCGCGACAGCACCGCGCCGGCCCTGCTCTACGGGTACGGCGCGTACGAGATCAGCATCGACCCCGGCATGTCCGTCGCGCGCCTGTCCCTGCTCGACCGGGGCTTCGTGTTCGCCGTGGCGCACGTCCGGGGCGGGGGCGAGATGGGCCGGTCCTGGTACGACGACGGCAAGCTCGACCACAAGCGAAACTCGTTCACCGACTTCGTGGCCGCGGCCCACCATCTCGTCGCCGAGGGCTGGACCAGCCACGAGCGCCTCGTGGCCGAGGGCGGGAGCGCCGGCGGTCTCCTGATGGGCGCCGTGACCAACCTCGCGCCCGAGGCGTTCCGCGGCGTGCTGGCGGCCGTGCCGTTCGTCGACGCCCTGACGACGATCCTGGATCCGTCGATGCCGCTCACGGTGATCGAGTGGGACGAGTGGGGTGACCCGCTGCACGACCCCGAGGTCTACGCCTACATGAAGTCGTACACGCCGTACGAGAACGTGCAGGCTCGCCCCTACCCGGCGATCCTCGCCGTCACGAGCCTGCACGACACACGCGTCAGCGTCGTCGAGCCGGCCAAGTGGGTCGCCCGCCTGCGGGCCACCACCACCGGTGCCGCGCCGATCCTGTTGAAGACCGAGATGCACGCCGGTCACGGCGGCGTCAGCGGGCGCTACGACTCCTGGCGCGAGCGGGCCTTCGAGCTCGCCTGGATCATCGACACCGCAGCCCCGGGCTCCGGCAACCCCGAGGTGTCGGGGTGA
- a CDS encoding DNA polymerase IV has protein sequence MRSTASILHLDLDAFFASVEQRDKPSLRGKPVVVGGVGARGVVATASYEARRFGVRSAMSAAEARARCPQAAFLGGRFDAYREASGIVMARLRELSPVVQPLSLDEAFVDLAAGEDFDPDRVDDLVGVLRADVTRLTHGLTASVGVASSKLMAKIASEINKPDGAFVVQPGTEADVLGPMQATAIPGVGPATAERLRRLGVATVEDLRRFSVDDLGAHLGQSSAESLYRLARADDDRPVDATRETKSVSVEDTFETNLVDRTHLSEIAEQMARRVAQRLRKSGLSGRTVTLKVRYHDFETHTRSSTLSGPTDNGRVLAETARRLLDAEDLGGGLRLLGVGVSGMADWVQDDLFTDPEPEEELGPLPSRVERRQRRGWTPGEDVTHVEHGDGWVWGSGLGRVTVRFETRESPLGPVKTFAADDPALSARAFVSSVEP, from the coding sequence ATGCGGTCCACGGCGTCGATCCTCCACCTGGACCTCGATGCCTTCTTCGCCTCGGTGGAGCAGCGCGACAAGCCCTCGCTGCGCGGCAAGCCCGTGGTCGTCGGCGGCGTGGGGGCGCGCGGCGTCGTCGCAACGGCGTCGTACGAGGCGCGCAGGTTCGGTGTGCGATCGGCCATGAGCGCTGCCGAGGCCCGCGCCCGCTGCCCGCAGGCGGCGTTCCTGGGGGGACGTTTCGACGCCTACCGCGAGGCGAGCGGCATCGTGATGGCTCGGCTCCGTGAGCTCTCCCCCGTCGTGCAGCCGCTCTCGCTCGACGAGGCCTTCGTCGACCTCGCTGCGGGCGAGGACTTCGATCCCGACCGGGTCGACGACCTGGTCGGGGTGCTCCGGGCCGACGTGACGCGGTTGACGCACGGACTCACGGCGTCGGTGGGGGTCGCGTCCAGCAAGCTCATGGCCAAGATCGCCAGCGAGATCAACAAGCCCGACGGCGCCTTCGTGGTGCAGCCCGGCACCGAGGCCGACGTGCTCGGACCCATGCAGGCCACCGCGATCCCGGGTGTCGGCCCCGCGACGGCCGAGCGCCTGCGCCGCCTCGGTGTCGCCACGGTGGAGGACCTCCGGCGATTCTCGGTCGACGACCTCGGCGCCCACCTGGGCCAGTCGTCGGCGGAGTCGCTGTACCGCTTGGCACGCGCGGACGACGACCGCCCGGTCGACGCGACCCGCGAGACCAAGTCGGTGAGTGTCGAGGACACCTTCGAGACCAATCTCGTCGACCGCACTCACCTGAGCGAGATCGCCGAGCAGATGGCCCGCCGGGTCGCGCAGCGCCTGCGCAAGAGCGGCCTGTCCGGCCGGACCGTGACCCTGAAGGTCCGCTACCACGACTTCGAGACGCACACCCGCTCCTCGACCCTGAGCGGCCCCACCGACAACGGCCGCGTGCTCGCCGAGACGGCCCGCCGCCTGCTGGACGCCGAGGACCTCGGCGGCGGGCTGCGCCTGCTCGGGGTGGGCGTCAGCGGAATGGCCGACTGGGTGCAGGACGACCTGTTCACCGACCCTGAGCCCGAGGAGGAGCTGGGGCCGTTGCCCTCGCGCGTCGAGCGGCGGCAACGACGCGGCTGGACCCCGGGCGAGGACGTGACCCACGTCGAGCACGGGGACGGTTGGGTCTGGGGATCCGGCCTCGGCCGCGTCACCGTGCGGTTCGAGACACGCGAGTCCCCCCTGGGCCCGGTCAAGACCTTCGCGGCCGACGACCCGGCCCTGTCAGCTCGGGCGTTCGTCAGTAGCGTCGAGCCATGA
- a CDS encoding DUF4192 domain-containing protein produces MSRRRRTRPTTRPTAGPDQPESVFTAHDVGDVLAAVPTLFGFRPAESFIAIATYGPRCRFGFSLRLDLPDLDLAGTVADVAVHHLRRQGADGAILLALSEDHERAEAVVRAGLQRLEPDITPVVIAWADGRRYWQPLPGFPRQGIGYEAPAHHEAVVRAVAAGQEILAGRDDLVARFARCSGAVLDRMADVTEGELDRVLQLFGGSLTDSALVGVAVGELDVVLDRALNEQERLSDVEVALVSVWGASVLVRDELMSRINRDTARDWLRVLTDVSGRVVPPFEPSVLCLAGFAAYMTGDGAQAVIALERSLAADPEHVLSQLLMQLIQGGVSPEQYEAMGEMTIVEAQRAEALARQRERSA; encoded by the coding sequence ATGAGCAGACGCCGCCGCACTCGACCGACCACCCGACCCACCGCCGGCCCCGACCAGCCCGAGTCCGTCTTCACCGCCCACGACGTCGGCGACGTGCTCGCCGCCGTGCCGACCCTGTTCGGCTTCCGCCCCGCCGAGTCGTTCATCGCGATCGCGACCTACGGCCCGCGGTGCCGCTTCGGGTTCTCCCTGCGGCTCGACCTGCCGGACCTCGACCTGGCCGGCACCGTGGCCGACGTCGCGGTGCACCACCTGCGACGGCAGGGGGCCGACGGGGCGATCCTGCTGGCGCTCTCGGAGGACCACGAGCGGGCCGAGGCGGTCGTCCGGGCCGGCCTCCAGCGACTCGAGCCCGACATCACCCCGGTCGTGATCGCCTGGGCCGATGGTCGCCGGTACTGGCAGCCCCTGCCGGGGTTCCCTCGCCAGGGAATCGGTTACGAGGCTCCGGCCCACCACGAGGCCGTGGTCCGGGCCGTCGCCGCCGGTCAGGAGATCCTCGCGGGTCGCGACGACCTCGTGGCGCGGTTCGCGCGGTGCTCGGGGGCGGTCCTCGACCGCATGGCGGACGTCACGGAGGGCGAGCTCGACCGGGTCCTGCAGCTGTTCGGTGGGAGCCTGACCGACTCGGCTCTCGTGGGCGTGGCCGTGGGCGAGCTGGATGTCGTGCTCGACCGGGCGCTGAACGAGCAGGAGCGGCTGTCCGACGTCGAGGTCGCGCTGGTGTCGGTGTGGGGCGCGTCGGTCCTGGTCCGCGACGAGCTGATGTCGCGGATCAACCGTGACACCGCCCGCGACTGGCTCCGGGTGCTGACCGACGTCTCCGGCCGTGTGGTCCCTCCGTTCGAGCCGTCGGTCCTGTGCCTCGCCGGGTTCGCGGCCTACATGACCGGCGACGGGGCCCAGGCCGTCATCGCGCTGGAACGGTCTCTCGCGGCCGATCCGGAGCACGTGCTGAGCCAGCTCCTGATGCAGTTGATCCAGGGTGGGGTCTCCCCGGAGCAGTACGAGGCGATGGGGGAGATGACGATCGTGGAGGCCCAGCGGGCCGAGGCGCTCGCTCGCCAGCGGGAGCGTTCCGCCTGA
- a CDS encoding glutamate--cysteine ligase, with translation MGQDVDHQEFTGEDRRRYRAKVRRCLDVLARMLTDRDFSVGEPLVGVEIEFNLADASGDAAMTSAEALAAIADEDFQTELGRYNIEINVAPRPISGAGLLELETMVRDDLNEAERKAAATGSGLVMVGILPTVREEHFAREAIAPDPRYSLLSDQILAARGEDIEILIDGVDRLELRTDTIMPEAACTSTQLHLQVEPDRFAAVWNAAQVIAGVQVAVAANSPFLLGHRLWHETRVPLFEQSTDTRSDELKAQGVRPRVFFGDRWITSVFDLFEENVRYFPALLPIVEDEDPAEVMAAGGVPELAELRLHNGTVYRWNRPIYDVVDGAPHLRVENRLLPAGPTVIDTVANAALFYGLVAAMSAADRPVWSRMPFSVATDNFYAGARRGIEAEQRWPGLGTVPVRDLVLHHLLPVAAAGLDQLGVSTEARDRYLGVIERRCALGANGATWQIDAAESFDRSGDPEGAMRRLVVAYREHMHGGEPVHTWPVP, from the coding sequence ATGGGGCAGGACGTCGATCACCAGGAGTTCACCGGCGAGGACCGTCGGCGCTATCGCGCCAAGGTGCGTCGCTGTCTCGACGTGCTGGCTCGCATGCTGACCGACCGCGACTTCTCGGTCGGCGAGCCGCTGGTGGGCGTCGAGATCGAGTTCAATCTCGCGGATGCCTCCGGCGACGCCGCGATGACGAGCGCCGAGGCGCTCGCGGCCATCGCCGACGAGGACTTCCAGACCGAGCTCGGCCGCTACAACATCGAGATCAACGTGGCACCCCGTCCGATCTCCGGCGCGGGACTCCTGGAGCTCGAGACGATGGTGCGCGACGACCTCAACGAGGCCGAGCGCAAGGCGGCTGCCACCGGTTCGGGGCTCGTGATGGTCGGCATCCTGCCGACGGTGCGCGAGGAGCACTTCGCCCGCGAGGCGATCGCCCCAGATCCGCGCTACAGCCTGCTGAGTGACCAGATCCTGGCGGCGCGGGGCGAGGACATCGAGATCCTGATCGATGGCGTCGACCGGCTCGAGCTGCGCACCGACACGATCATGCCGGAGGCGGCCTGTACGAGCACCCAGCTCCACCTGCAGGTCGAGCCCGACCGCTTCGCCGCGGTCTGGAACGCCGCCCAGGTCATCGCCGGGGTCCAGGTCGCGGTCGCGGCCAACTCGCCGTTCCTGCTCGGGCACCGGCTCTGGCACGAGACCCGTGTCCCGTTGTTCGAGCAGTCCACCGACACCCGCAGTGACGAGCTGAAGGCCCAGGGCGTCCGTCCACGGGTCTTCTTCGGTGACCGGTGGATCACGTCGGTCTTCGACCTGTTCGAGGAGAACGTGCGGTACTTCCCGGCCCTGCTGCCGATCGTCGAGGACGAGGATCCCGCCGAGGTCATGGCCGCGGGTGGCGTCCCAGAGCTGGCCGAGCTCCGCCTGCACAACGGCACCGTCTATCGCTGGAACCGCCCCATCTACGACGTGGTCGACGGCGCGCCGCACCTGCGGGTCGAGAACCGGCTCCTGCCCGCGGGCCCCACCGTGATCGACACCGTGGCCAACGCGGCCCTGTTCTACGGACTCGTCGCCGCGATGTCGGCCGCCGACCGTCCGGTGTGGTCGCGCATGCCGTTCTCGGTCGCGACCGACAACTTCTACGCCGGCGCGCGACGTGGCATCGAGGCCGAGCAGCGGTGGCCGGGCCTCGGCACGGTCCCGGTCCGCGACCTGGTGCTGCACCACCTCCTACCGGTCGCGGCTGCCGGACTCGACCAGCTCGGCGTGTCCACCGAGGCGCGCGACCGGTACCTCGGCGTCATCGAGCGCCGCTGCGCCCTCGGTGCCAACGGGGCGACCTGGCAGATCGACGCGGCCGAGTCGTTCGACCGTTCCGGGGATCCCGAGGGTGCGATGCGCCGACTCGTCGTGGCCTACCGGGAGCACATGCACGGGGGAGAACCCGTCCACACCTGGCCGGTTCCCTGA
- a CDS encoding RNA polymerase sigma factor: MPVNPAASAVKTVGRLIPKTLKDAAAAATSGGHDHVDGPDPVPSRSTPEDTVTKSSSASTKAPASKAPAKKAPAAKKAPAAKKAPAAKKAPAKKAPAAKKAPAKKAASTKQEINVEITDSEVVVEVGEPVAVDENGKKILPDIPDDQFVKDVKNDPTIKEDEQSAFTLSAADESDEPVQQVMVAGATADPVKDYLKQIGKVSLLTAGEEVELAKRIEAGLFSEEKLAAGGRISEKVREELEWIVVDGRRAKNHLLEANLRLVVSLAKRYTGRGMLFLDLIQEGNLGLIRAVEKFDYTKGFKFSTYATWWIRQAITRAMADQARTIRIPVHMVEVINKLARVQRQMLQDLGREPTPEELAKELDMTPEKVVEVQKYGREPISLHTPLGEDGDSEFGDLIEDSEAIVPADAVSFTLLQEQLHAVLDTLSERESGVVSMRFGLTDGQPKTLDEIGKVYGVTRERIRQIESKTMSKLRHPSRSQVLRDYLD, translated from the coding sequence ATGCCGGTGAATCCAGCTGCTTCTGCCGTCAAGACGGTGGGTCGACTCATTCCCAAGACGCTCAAGGACGCCGCCGCTGCGGCCACCTCCGGAGGCCACGACCACGTCGACGGCCCCGACCCTGTCCCGTCCCGTTCGACCCCGGAAGACACTGTGACGAAATCCTCCTCCGCCTCGACGAAGGCTCCCGCCAGCAAGGCGCCCGCCAAGAAGGCCCCCGCGGCCAAGAAGGCGCCTGCGGCCAAGAAGGCCCCTGCGGCCAAGAAGGCGCCGGCCAAGAAGGCCCCCGCCGCCAAGAAGGCCCCGGCGAAGAAGGCGGCGTCGACCAAGCAGGAGATCAACGTCGAGATCACCGACAGCGAGGTCGTGGTCGAGGTCGGCGAGCCGGTCGCGGTCGACGAGAACGGCAAGAAGATCCTGCCGGACATCCCTGACGACCAGTTCGTCAAGGACGTCAAGAACGATCCGACCATCAAGGAGGACGAGCAGTCCGCCTTCACGCTGAGCGCGGCCGACGAGTCCGACGAGCCGGTCCAGCAGGTCATGGTCGCCGGTGCCACCGCCGATCCGGTCAAGGACTACCTGAAGCAGATCGGCAAGGTCTCGCTGCTGACCGCCGGCGAAGAGGTCGAGCTCGCCAAGCGCATCGAGGCCGGCCTGTTCTCCGAGGAGAAGCTCGCCGCCGGCGGCCGCATCTCCGAGAAGGTGCGTGAGGAGCTCGAGTGGATCGTCGTCGACGGTCGCCGCGCGAAGAACCACCTGCTGGAGGCCAACCTGCGCCTCGTCGTCTCGCTGGCCAAGCGGTACACCGGTCGCGGCATGCTGTTCCTGGACCTGATCCAGGAGGGCAACCTCGGTCTGATCCGCGCCGTCGAGAAGTTCGACTACACCAAGGGCTTCAAGTTCTCGACCTACGCCACGTGGTGGATCCGTCAGGCCATCACCCGCGCCATGGCCGACCAGGCCCGCACGATCCGCATCCCGGTGCACATGGTCGAGGTCATCAACAAGCTCGCCCGCGTCCAGCGGCAGATGCTCCAGGACCTGGGCCGCGAGCCCACGCCCGAGGAGCTCGCCAAGGAGCTGGACATGACGCCCGAGAAGGTCGTCGAGGTCCAGAAGTACGGACGCGAGCCGATCTCGCTGCACACCCCGCTCGGCGAGGACGGCGACAGTGAGTTCGGCGACCTGATCGAGGACTCCGAGGCCATCGTGCCGGCCGACGCGGTCTCGTTCACGCTGCTCCAGGAGCAGCTGCACGCGGTCCTCGACACGCTCAGCGAGCGCGAGTCCGGTGTCGTCTCGATGCGCTTCGGCCTGACCGACGGCCAGCCGAAGACCCTCGACGAGATCGGCAAGGTCTACGGCGTCACGCGTGAGCGGATCCGTCAGATCGAGTCCAAGACCATGAGCAAGCTGCGGCACCCGTCGCGTTCGCAGGTCCTGCGCGACTACCTCGACTGA
- a CDS encoding DUF6458 family protein, whose product MQIGGSLFLLAVGAILAFAVRDAVDAVDLTMIGYILIVVGAIGLALSLILNSQRRGRDEPPPRY is encoded by the coding sequence ATGCAGATCGGCGGATCCCTGTTCCTGCTCGCCGTAGGAGCCATTCTCGCGTTCGCCGTGCGCGACGCGGTCGACGCGGTCGACCTCACCATGATCGGCTACATCCTGATCGTCGTCGGTGCGATCGGCCTGGCGCTCTCGCTCATCCTCAACAGCCAGCGTCGCGGTCGCGACGAGCCGCCGCCGCGCTACTGA
- a CDS encoding DUF7455 domain-containing protein produces MTALAERPALNATDRCDRCGAQAYVRVELSSGLELLFCAHHARAYEDKLRDVAASIHDESGQLAATPATGADAEA; encoded by the coding sequence GTGACGGCACTTGCTGAACGCCCCGCGCTGAACGCCACCGACCGCTGCGATCGTTGCGGCGCGCAGGCCTACGTCCGCGTCGAGCTCTCGAGCGGGCTCGAGCTGTTGTTCTGCGCCCACCACGCTCGTGCGTACGAGGACAAGCTGCGCGACGTCGCCGCCTCCATCCACGACGAGTCCGGTCAGCTGGCGGCCACGCCCGCGACCGGCGCCGACGCGGAGGCCTGA